Proteins encoded together in one Phyllostomus discolor isolate MPI-MPIP mPhyDis1 chromosome 6, mPhyDis1.pri.v3, whole genome shotgun sequence window:
- the LOC114499793 gene encoding serum amyloid A protein-like isoform X2 has translation MKLLTGLVFCSLVLGGEGFFSFLSEAYEGAKDMWRACSNMREANYIGADKYFHAQGNNEAAQRGPGGEWAAKVISDAREQSQRVTDLFKHGNSGHGVEDSRADQRANQWGRSGKDPNHFRPEGLPDKY, from the exons ATGAAGCTCCTCACAGGCCTCGTTTTCTGCTCCCTGGTCCTGGGAGGCGAGGGcttcttctccttcctgagcGAGGCTTATGAAG gggCTAAAGACATGTGGAGAGCCTGCTCCAACATGAGAGAAGCCAATTACATAGGTGCAGATAAATACTTCCACGCCCAGGGGAACAATGAAGCTGcccagaggggccctgggggcgaATGGGCTGCCAAAGTGATCAG CGATGCCAGAGAGCAGTCTCAGAGAGTCACAGACCTTTTCAAGCATGGAAACAGTGGCCACGGAGTGGAGGACTCAAGGGCTGACCAGAGAGCCAACCAATGGGGCCGCAGCGGCAAAGACCCCAATCACTTCAGACCCGAGGGCCTGCCCGACAAGTACTGA
- the LOC114499793 gene encoding serum amyloid A protein-like isoform X1, whose protein sequence is MKLSTVIIFCSLVLGVSTEGWGTFLREAAQGAKDMWRAYSDMREANYIGADKYFHARGNYDAAQRGPGGAWAAKVISDAREQSQRVTDLFKHGNSGHGVEDSRADQRANQWGRSGKDPNHFRPEGLPDKY, encoded by the exons ATGAAGCTTTCCACCGTCATCATTTTCTGCTCCCTGGTGCTGGGTGTCAGCACCGAAGGGTGGGGAACGTTCCTCAGGGAAGCTGCTCAAG GGGCTAAAGACATGTGGAGAGCCTACTCGGACATGAGAGAAGCCAATTACATAGGTGCAGATAAATACTTCCACGCCCGGGGGAACTACGATGCTGCCCAGAGGGGCCCTGGAGGTGCCTGGGCTGCTAAAGTGATCAG CGATGCCAGAGAGCAGTCTCAGAGAGTCACAGACCTTTTCAAGCATGGAAACAGTGGCCACGGAGTGGAGGACTCAAGGGCTGACCAGAGAGCCAACCAATGGGGCCGCAGCGGCAAAGACCCCAATCACTTCAGACCCGAGGGCCTGCCCGACAAGTACTGA